The following are encoded together in the Streptomyces sp. NBC_01465 genome:
- a CDS encoding CBM35 domain-containing protein, which yields MSPARPRRRLIPLLPLLLALVCAFVAYGPTARAAATALEAEAAQLSGGATVSTEHPGYTGTGFVGGYTDTNKGNASTAFAITSAEAGGGSVSVRYANGTTATMTLSLYVNGTKVRQISLAPTANWDTWTTHDEPVTFAKGANTVALTFTTADSGNVNLDNLTPTTPSPSGPTTLTHQAEDAYFSGGAAKATTAAGYEGSGYLTGFTTSGARAVFSVSAPSAATYPLVVRYRTAGSSAASITLTANGDKVRTLSLPGTSGAWTTATTDVPLRANLNTLTLRTESGDNGNLSLDGITVTGSTPNATRGATVPYTAYEAESGSTNASATGPDRTYLTVASESSGRKAVVLDATGEYVQITLTRPANALTLRYSIPDNAAGTGDAKTLSLYSGGSQLRNLDLTSKYSWVYGSYPYTNTPSQGSPHHFYDETHIKLGSTLPAGTVLKFQKDADDTAASYTLDLIETEPVAADRTMPSTGFVSATSLGVTPGDGGDDTASLNSAVSSAKSQGKGLWLPAGTYNISGHINLTGLAFRGAGEWSTILRGSNGKGGLFGQGGTSTVQDLGIEGDVSYRDDANFDTAVEGDFGSGSTIQNVWIEHTKVGLWIDAPTKGLYATGLRIRDTFADGVNLHKGTTDTELWNTSVRNTGDDGLAMFSEGQAVTNSAFRFDTVQSPLLANAAAIYGGNGNRIEDNIVSDTVTGASGIAVSSRFAPVPFSGTTSVQRNTLQRTGGYEPNWASKLGALWVYADSSDITAPVLLQDNDILDSTYSGLLVTWQKNVSSLTVKNTKITTAGSYGIEINSAGSGTFTGVTVTGASAGGLSLAGGFAVTRGAGNSGW from the coding sequence GTGTCTCCAGCACGCCCCAGAAGACGTCTCATACCCCTCCTGCCCCTCCTCCTCGCCCTCGTGTGCGCCTTCGTCGCGTACGGACCGACCGCGCGCGCCGCCGCCACCGCCCTCGAAGCCGAAGCGGCCCAGCTCTCCGGCGGCGCCACCGTCTCCACCGAGCACCCCGGCTACACCGGCACCGGCTTCGTCGGCGGCTACACCGACACCAACAAGGGCAACGCCTCGACCGCGTTCGCCATCACGTCCGCCGAGGCGGGTGGGGGCTCGGTCAGCGTGCGGTACGCGAACGGCACCACCGCAACCATGACGCTCAGCCTCTACGTCAACGGGACCAAGGTCCGCCAGATCAGCCTGGCCCCGACTGCGAACTGGGACACCTGGACCACCCACGACGAGCCGGTGACCTTCGCGAAGGGCGCCAACACGGTCGCCCTGACCTTCACCACGGCCGACAGCGGCAACGTCAACCTCGACAACCTCACCCCCACGACGCCCTCCCCGTCGGGCCCGACGACGCTCACCCACCAGGCCGAGGACGCGTACTTCTCCGGCGGAGCGGCCAAGGCGACCACGGCCGCGGGCTACGAGGGCAGCGGGTACCTCACCGGGTTCACGACCTCCGGAGCCCGCGCCGTCTTCTCGGTCAGCGCCCCCTCCGCGGCTACGTACCCCCTGGTGGTGCGCTACCGCACCGCTGGCTCCTCCGCCGCGTCGATCACCCTGACCGCCAACGGAGACAAGGTCCGCACCCTCTCGCTCCCCGGCACCTCGGGCGCCTGGACCACGGCCACCACCGATGTCCCGCTGCGCGCGAACCTCAACACCCTGACGCTGCGCACCGAGTCGGGCGACAACGGCAACCTCTCCCTCGACGGCATCACGGTCACGGGCTCCACCCCGAACGCGACCCGTGGCGCGACCGTCCCGTACACGGCGTACGAGGCGGAGAGCGGCTCCACCAACGCGTCCGCCACCGGTCCCGACCGCACGTACCTCACCGTCGCGTCCGAGTCCTCGGGCCGCAAGGCGGTCGTACTCGACGCGACCGGCGAGTACGTCCAGATCACGCTCACCCGCCCCGCCAACGCCCTGACCCTTCGCTACTCGATCCCGGACAACGCAGCCGGCACCGGGGACGCCAAAACACTCAGCCTCTACTCGGGCGGCAGCCAGCTCCGCAATCTGGACCTGACCTCCAAGTACAGCTGGGTGTACGGGAGTTACCCCTACACCAACACCCCGTCCCAGGGCTCGCCCCACCACTTCTACGACGAGACGCACATCAAGCTGGGCTCCACACTTCCCGCCGGAACGGTCCTCAAATTCCAGAAGGACGCGGACGACACCGCGGCCTCGTACACCCTCGACCTCATCGAGACGGAGCCGGTCGCGGCCGACCGGACGATGCCGTCCACCGGCTTCGTCTCCGCGACCTCGCTCGGCGTCACGCCCGGCGACGGCGGCGACGACACGGCGTCCCTCAACTCAGCGGTCTCCAGCGCGAAGTCGCAGGGCAAGGGCCTCTGGCTGCCCGCCGGTACGTACAACATCTCCGGTCACATCAACCTCACCGGCCTCGCCTTCCGTGGCGCCGGCGAGTGGTCCACGATCCTGCGCGGCAGCAACGGCAAGGGCGGACTCTTCGGCCAGGGCGGCACCAGCACGGTCCAGGACCTGGGCATCGAGGGTGATGTCTCGTACCGCGACGACGCGAACTTCGACACCGCGGTCGAGGGCGACTTCGGCAGCGGCTCGACGATCCAGAACGTCTGGATCGAGCACACCAAGGTCGGCCTGTGGATCGACGCCCCGACCAAGGGTCTGTACGCGACCGGCCTGCGGATCCGCGACACCTTCGCCGACGGCGTCAACCTGCACAAGGGCACCACCGACACCGAGCTCTGGAACACGTCCGTACGCAACACCGGCGACGACGGCCTCGCGATGTTCTCCGAGGGCCAGGCGGTCACCAACAGCGCCTTCCGCTTCGACACCGTCCAGTCACCGCTCCTCGCCAACGCGGCGGCGATCTACGGCGGCAACGGCAACCGCATCGAGGACAACATCGTCTCCGACACGGTCACCGGAGCCTCCGGCATCGCGGTGAGCAGCCGCTTCGCCCCCGTTCCCTTCTCGGGCACGACCTCCGTCCAGCGCAACACCCTTCAGCGGACCGGAGGTTACGAGCCGAACTGGGCGAGCAAGCTCGGCGCCCTGTGGGTGTACGCGGACTCCTCCGACATCACCGCACCGGTCCTCCTCCAGGACAACGACATCCTCGACAGCACGTACAGCGGCCTCCTGGTGACCTGGCAGAAGAACGTCAGCAGCCTCACGGTGAAGAACACCAAGATCACCACGGCAGGCTCGTACGGCATCGAGATCAACTCCGCCGGATCCGGCACCTTCACCGGCGTGACCGTCACCGGCGCCTCCGCCGGCGGCCTCAGCCTCGCGGGCGGCTTCGCGGTCACCCGGGGCGCGGGCAACAGCGGCTGGTAG
- a CDS encoding carbohydrate ABC transporter permease — protein sequence MAAASSTSERTLIAPTEMTRRTGRILYRFVLGSTLVGFTIAFVFPLYWMASGALKSSSELADPNPTLLPKSLHPEAYSEAWSSVGIGHYFLNTLILAFGALLFQLVVDVSAAYALSKLRPVLGNVVLGMMLATLMLPVSALLVPTYLTVVDVPLVHLNLINSPWAVWLPAAANAFNIFILKRFFDQIPTELLDSARIDGAGTLRVLVSVVLPLSRPVLAVVSIFAVVGVWKDFLWPMLVLPDPARRPITVALNALSEDMPANQLLAGMVMASIPLLVLFLVFQRHIIAGLTAGSLKG from the coding sequence ATGGCTGCCGCATCCTCCACCTCCGAGCGCACGCTCATCGCGCCCACCGAAATGACCCGCCGTACCGGCCGGATCCTCTACCGCTTCGTCCTCGGCTCGACGCTCGTCGGCTTCACGATCGCGTTCGTCTTCCCCCTGTACTGGATGGCCTCCGGAGCCCTGAAGTCCTCCAGCGAACTCGCCGACCCGAACCCGACCCTGCTCCCCAAGTCCCTTCACCCCGAGGCCTATTCAGAGGCCTGGTCGAGCGTCGGGATCGGCCACTACTTCCTGAACACACTGATCCTGGCCTTCGGCGCCCTGCTGTTCCAGCTGGTCGTGGACGTCTCGGCGGCGTACGCGCTCTCCAAGCTCCGCCCCGTCCTGGGCAATGTGGTCCTCGGCATGATGCTGGCCACCCTGATGCTCCCGGTCTCGGCGCTCCTGGTCCCCACGTATCTGACCGTCGTGGACGTGCCGCTCGTCCACCTCAACCTGATCAACAGCCCGTGGGCGGTCTGGCTGCCGGCCGCCGCCAACGCGTTCAACATCTTCATCCTCAAGCGGTTCTTCGACCAGATCCCCACCGAACTCCTCGACTCCGCCCGGATCGACGGCGCGGGCACCCTCAGGGTCCTCGTCTCCGTGGTCCTCCCGCTGTCGCGCCCGGTCCTCGCCGTCGTCTCGATCTTCGCGGTCGTCGGCGTCTGGAAGGACTTCCTCTGGCCGATGCTCGTCCTCCCCGACCCGGCGCGCCGCCCCATCACCGTGGCGCTGAACGCCCTGTCCGAGGACATGCCGGCCAACCAACTCCTGGCAGGAATGGTCATGGCGAGCATCCCGCTGCTCGTCCTCTTCCTGGTCTTCCAGCGGCACATCATCGCGGGCCTCACAGCAGGCAGCCTCAAGGGCTGA
- a CDS encoding carbohydrate ABC transporter permease, translating into MTAQDLSPAPVLTSHDTTKATKTPAAPGRLARRIRENLVAYLFLGAGVVLFAAFSWYPIVRGVLLGFQQVTFAEPARWVGLDNFRRLFDDPLFLTAWKNTGYFTLLALVFGFAAPFFTAVVLNELRHGRAYLRMTVYLPVMLPPIVTMLLWRWFYDPGPGLFNKALGVFHLPALQWLESENLAMISLVLVSTWANMGTTTLIYLAALGGIPGELYEAAELDGASVRQRLWHVTLPQMRFILMITLLLQVIGTMQVFVEPFVLTGGGPNDATVTVLLLLYRYAFVYNDFGLASAMSTLLFVVLGLFAGVYLRLTRTKG; encoded by the coding sequence ATGACGGCTCAAGACCTCAGCCCAGCCCCGGTGTTGACCTCGCACGACACCACGAAGGCAACGAAGACGCCCGCCGCACCCGGCCGCCTCGCGCGCCGCATCCGCGAGAACCTCGTCGCGTATCTCTTCCTCGGTGCGGGCGTCGTCCTGTTCGCCGCGTTCTCCTGGTACCCGATCGTGCGCGGTGTGTTGCTCGGCTTCCAGCAGGTGACCTTCGCCGAACCGGCCCGCTGGGTCGGCCTGGACAACTTCCGGCGGCTCTTCGACGACCCGCTCTTCCTCACCGCCTGGAAGAACACCGGCTACTTCACCCTGCTCGCCCTCGTCTTCGGCTTCGCCGCGCCCTTCTTCACCGCCGTGGTCCTCAACGAGCTGCGCCACGGCCGCGCGTACCTCCGTATGACCGTGTATCTGCCGGTGATGCTGCCTCCGATCGTCACCATGCTGCTGTGGCGCTGGTTCTACGACCCGGGCCCCGGCCTCTTCAACAAGGCACTCGGCGTCTTCCACCTCCCCGCCCTGCAGTGGCTGGAGTCGGAGAACCTCGCGATGATCTCGCTGGTCCTGGTCTCCACCTGGGCCAACATGGGCACGACGACGCTGATCTACCTGGCCGCGCTCGGCGGGATTCCCGGCGAGCTGTACGAGGCTGCGGAGCTCGACGGCGCGTCCGTACGGCAGCGGCTGTGGCACGTCACCCTCCCGCAGATGCGCTTCATCCTCATGATCACGCTCCTGCTGCAGGTCATCGGGACGATGCAGGTCTTCGTCGAACCCTTCGTGCTCACGGGCGGCGGCCCCAACGACGCCACCGTCACCGTCCTGCTTCTGCTGTACCGATACGCCTTCGTCTACAACGACTTCGGCCTGGCCAGCGCCATGAGCACCCTGCTCTTCGTCGTGCTCGGCCTCTTCGCCGGCGTCTATCTGCGCCTGACCCGGACCAAGGGCTGA
- a CDS encoding ABC transporter substrate-binding protein, with product MDGMHGFSRRQVLGSLVTGALALGLTACGGGASNSSGVDKNGVVTISVNGLPPKTQTVDRKNFEEDVAAFEKSHPKIKIDAREGLMDPKTFSAKLAGGQLEDVYYVYFTDPAGLIQRRQAADISKYVKDVPYAKDIDPSLQKVFTGPDGKIYGLPTGNYSLGLVYNRALFKRAGLDPDAPPATWDEVRTAAKKISALGDSTVGYADYSKNNQGGWHLTSWIYSMGGDVATQDGSKWKAAFDSDAGHKALQMLHDMRWTDNSMGTRQLLEIADVQKMMGAGKLGMYMAGPDNIPTIVKQFERKYDDYGLAALPGTATLGGGDGFMFNPKASPEKIKAGLTWVQWKYLRSPERDAVDSARAKADGVPIGLPQPRLFAGATQAKIDEIRAKYANTPVGNYKPFIDRNSQVQTKVEPPNAQQIYTILDGVMQSVLTKKDADIDQLLKDASKKVDSVLATVK from the coding sequence ATGGATGGCATGCACGGCTTCAGCAGACGTCAGGTTCTCGGCTCCCTCGTCACCGGAGCTCTGGCACTCGGGCTCACCGCCTGCGGAGGTGGTGCGTCCAACTCGTCCGGCGTGGACAAGAACGGTGTGGTGACGATCTCCGTCAACGGGCTGCCGCCCAAGACGCAGACCGTCGACCGCAAGAACTTCGAGGAGGACGTCGCCGCCTTCGAGAAGAGCCACCCGAAGATCAAGATCGATGCCCGTGAGGGCCTGATGGACCCCAAGACGTTCTCGGCCAAGCTGGCGGGCGGCCAGCTGGAGGACGTGTACTACGTCTACTTCACCGACCCGGCCGGTCTCATTCAGCGCCGCCAGGCCGCCGACATCAGCAAGTACGTGAAGGACGTCCCGTACGCGAAGGACATCGACCCCTCGCTGCAGAAGGTCTTCACCGGCCCCGACGGCAAGATCTACGGGCTGCCCACCGGCAACTACTCCCTCGGACTCGTCTACAACCGCGCCCTGTTCAAGCGCGCCGGCCTCGACCCCGACGCCCCGCCCGCCACCTGGGACGAGGTCCGTACCGCCGCCAAGAAGATCAGCGCGCTCGGCGACAGCACGGTGGGCTACGCCGACTACAGCAAGAACAACCAGGGCGGCTGGCACCTCACCTCATGGATCTACTCCATGGGCGGTGACGTCGCCACGCAGGACGGGTCGAAGTGGAAGGCCGCGTTCGACAGCGACGCCGGGCACAAGGCCCTGCAGATGCTCCACGACATGCGCTGGACCGACAACAGCATGGGCACCCGCCAGCTCCTGGAGATAGCCGACGTCCAGAAGATGATGGGCGCGGGCAAGCTCGGGATGTACATGGCGGGACCCGACAACATCCCCACCATCGTCAAGCAGTTCGAGCGGAAGTACGACGACTACGGGCTGGCCGCGCTCCCCGGCACGGCGACCCTCGGCGGCGGCGACGGCTTCATGTTCAACCCCAAGGCCTCGCCCGAGAAGATCAAGGCCGGGCTGACCTGGGTCCAGTGGAAGTACCTGCGCAGCCCCGAGCGCGACGCAGTCGACAGCGCGCGGGCGAAGGCCGACGGTGTGCCCATCGGGCTGCCGCAGCCCCGCCTCTTCGCCGGTGCGACGCAGGCGAAGATCGACGAGATCCGGGCCAAGTACGCCAACACCCCGGTCGGCAACTACAAGCCCTTCATCGACCGCAACTCCCAGGTCCAGACGAAGGTCGAGCCGCCCAACGCCCAGCAGATCTACACGATCCTCGACGGCGTCATGCAGTCCGTCCTCACCAAGAAGGACGCGGACATCGACCAGCTCCTCAAGGACGCGTCGAAGAAGGTCGACTCCGTGCTCGCCACGGTGAAGTGA
- a CDS encoding LacI family DNA-binding transcriptional regulator: MTKRRLLQVAEYAGVSEATVSRVLNESPDVASSTRDAVLSALDVCGIERPRSFRRQRAALIGLVVPDLQNPIFSAFAEALCGLLNKRGLIPVLCTRTADGVSEAHYIEMLLEQNIGGIVFVGASYADAGPEHGRVLRERKVPMVLLNAADENTGVSQVRVDDAHSAEQALNHLSALGHERIGMVLGPLGHVPSARKLAGYAGFCNRRGISPDEWRRLVAHALFTMEGGATALPRLLAEGVTAVVCASDALALGVVRGARRQGVRVPEDLSVVGFDDSPFMVATDPPLTTARQPIQAMATAVVASLAEQINGHAVANELMMFDTELIVRSSTTRHFSG, translated from the coding sequence GTGACGAAACGACGACTGCTGCAAGTGGCCGAGTACGCGGGTGTCAGTGAGGCGACCGTGAGTCGGGTCCTCAACGAGAGTCCTGACGTGGCGAGTTCGACCCGGGACGCCGTGCTCAGCGCGCTCGACGTCTGCGGGATCGAGCGGCCCCGGTCCTTTCGGCGGCAGCGCGCCGCGCTCATCGGGCTCGTAGTTCCTGACCTGCAGAATCCCATCTTCTCCGCCTTCGCCGAGGCCTTGTGCGGGCTGCTCAACAAGCGCGGGCTGATACCCGTCCTGTGCACCAGGACCGCCGACGGGGTCTCGGAGGCGCACTACATCGAGATGCTCCTGGAGCAGAACATCGGCGGCATCGTCTTCGTCGGTGCCAGTTACGCGGACGCCGGACCCGAGCACGGTCGCGTCCTGCGGGAGCGCAAGGTGCCGATGGTGCTGCTCAACGCCGCCGACGAGAACACCGGGGTCTCGCAAGTACGGGTCGACGACGCCCACTCCGCCGAGCAGGCTCTCAACCACCTCTCCGCACTCGGGCACGAGCGCATCGGCATGGTCCTCGGGCCCCTCGGGCATGTGCCGTCCGCTCGTAAACTCGCAGGCTATGCGGGGTTCTGCAACCGCCGCGGGATCTCCCCCGACGAGTGGCGCCGGCTCGTCGCGCATGCGCTCTTCACCATGGAGGGCGGCGCCACCGCCCTCCCCCGGCTCCTCGCCGAAGGCGTCACCGCCGTCGTTTGCGCCAGTGATGCGCTGGCGCTGGGAGTCGTGCGGGGAGCACGTCGGCAAGGGGTGCGCGTGCCCGAAGATCTGTCCGTCGTCGGGTTCGACGATTCGCCGTTCATGGTGGCCACCGACCCTCCGCTGACCACCGCGCGGCAGCCGATCCAGGCCATGGCCACGGCAGTTGTCGCCTCGTTGGCAGAGCAGATCAACGGCCATGCTGTTGCAAACGAGCTCATGATGTTCGACACCGAGCTGATCGTCCGCAGTTCGACCACCCGGCACTTCTCTGGTTGA
- a CDS encoding DUF6247 family protein, which yields MSAQPDGPYGPLIPMPELTPDALRAAVSRIAPSRVPALTQHLFEATTNAQQTQSLAPLRAFIHSWAVFIAIERHPVRAARLRELERIVDSGEQDPTAAITEIRQIREAAEAEAGL from the coding sequence GTGAGCGCGCAGCCCGACGGCCCGTACGGACCGCTCATCCCCATGCCCGAGCTCACCCCTGACGCGCTGCGGGCAGCCGTCTCCCGTATCGCCCCGAGCCGGGTTCCCGCGCTCACCCAGCACCTCTTCGAGGCGACTACGAACGCCCAGCAGACGCAGAGCCTCGCCCCGCTGCGAGCCTTCATCCACTCCTGGGCCGTCTTCATCGCGATCGAACGCCACCCTGTACGCGCGGCGCGGTTGCGCGAGCTGGAGCGGATTGTGGATTCGGGTGAGCAGGATCCGACGGCCGCGATCACCGAGATCCGGCAGATCCGGGAAGCGGCCGAGGCAGAGGCAGGTCTGTGA
- a CDS encoding DUF397 domain-containing protein produces MSIDTSSTGGASELEWFKSSYSTNDGPDCVEIAAATGTVHVRDSKNADGARLAFTAGSWSAFATYAASAK; encoded by the coding sequence TTGAGCATCGACACCTCCTCCACCGGCGGCGCCAGCGAGTTGGAGTGGTTCAAGAGCAGCTACAGCACCAACGATGGCCCCGACTGCGTCGAGATCGCCGCCGCGACCGGCACCGTCCATGTCCGTGACTCCAAGAACGCGGACGGCGCCCGGCTCGCCTTTACAGCCGGCTCCTGGTCCGCCTTCGCGACGTACGCCGCCTCCGCGAAGTAG
- a CDS encoding ricin-type beta-trefoil lectin domain protein, with protein sequence MNRARPSGRLTRILLAGALATAGLTAISTSSASAANEPVNIWLTTTDDSGGRHVTRGLQQQTPISFQSGSGGSGENITVDENTRYQTFTGGGASFTDTAAWLMKSSGALSQATRDATMQKLFSPTNGIGLSFLRNPMGASDLARFGYTYDDVASGATDPNLANFSIAHDLADVLPLTKQAQQINPSLTTMASPWTAPAWMKDSGSLNGGWLKSEDYGAYANYFVKYLQAYRDQGVPINYVTAQNEPTCCGGYPSMSWNGSGLAYFTKSELLPKLQAAGLSTKVLALDWNWDTYDAYAAPTVDDAAVRAHPNFGGIAWHGYGGDIAKQTSVHNQYPSLDAFGTEHSGGTWIANQQREDMSNIIDYTRNWAKSVTKWSLAVDQNMGPHNGGCGTCTGLITVHNGDGASGTVDYNIEYYTMGHLTKFVRPGASRVSSTASTNVPNVAWRNTDGSKALIAYNDASAAKTVTINWGGQHATYSLPGKTSATFTWSGTQGTGGGSGTTGALTGLGGKCLDVAGGSSANGAAVQLYDCNGSAAQQWTVGTDSTVKALGKCLDVTSASTANGAKVQLYDCNGTGAQQWTYNATTGDVVNTAANKCLDVTDNSSANGARAQIWTCTGAANQKWHLG encoded by the coding sequence ATGAACAGAGCAAGACCGTCCGGGCGGCTGACCCGGATCCTGCTGGCCGGAGCGCTGGCCACCGCCGGCCTCACGGCGATCTCCACGAGCAGCGCGTCGGCGGCGAACGAACCGGTGAACATCTGGCTGACGACCACGGACGACTCCGGCGGCCGCCATGTCACCCGCGGCCTCCAGCAGCAGACCCCGATCAGCTTCCAGTCGGGCAGCGGCGGTTCCGGCGAGAACATCACGGTCGACGAGAACACCCGCTACCAGACGTTCACCGGCGGCGGCGCGTCCTTCACGGACACGGCGGCCTGGCTGATGAAGAGCAGCGGGGCGCTCTCGCAGGCGACCCGCGACGCCACGATGCAGAAGCTCTTCTCCCCCACGAACGGCATCGGCCTGTCGTTTCTCCGCAACCCGATGGGCGCCTCGGACCTGGCGCGCTTCGGCTACACGTACGACGACGTGGCATCGGGCGCGACCGACCCGAACCTCGCGAACTTTTCGATCGCACACGATCTGGCGGACGTACTCCCGCTGACGAAACAGGCCCAGCAGATCAACCCGTCGCTCACGACGATGGCATCCCCGTGGACGGCGCCGGCGTGGATGAAGGACAGCGGATCACTCAACGGCGGCTGGCTCAAGTCGGAGGACTACGGCGCGTACGCGAACTACTTCGTGAAGTACCTCCAGGCGTACCGGGACCAGGGCGTCCCGATCAACTACGTCACCGCCCAGAACGAGCCGACGTGCTGCGGCGGCTACCCGTCGATGAGCTGGAACGGCTCGGGCCTGGCGTATTTCACCAAGTCGGAGCTCCTTCCCAAGCTCCAGGCGGCGGGCCTCTCCACGAAGGTCCTGGCCCTGGACTGGAACTGGGACACGTACGACGCGTACGCGGCCCCCACGGTCGACGACGCGGCGGTCCGCGCGCACCCGAACTTCGGCGGGATCGCCTGGCACGGCTATGGCGGCGACATCGCGAAGCAGACGAGCGTCCACAACCAGTACCCGTCCCTGGACGCCTTCGGCACGGAGCACTCCGGCGGCACCTGGATCGCCAACCAGCAGCGCGAGGACATGAGCAACATCATCGATTACACCCGCAACTGGGCAAAGTCGGTGACGAAGTGGTCCCTGGCCGTGGACCAGAACATGGGCCCGCACAACGGCGGTTGCGGCACCTGCACGGGCCTGATCACGGTCCACAACGGTGACGGCGCGAGCGGCACGGTGGACTACAACATCGAGTACTACACGATGGGCCACCTCACGAAGTTCGTCCGCCCGGGCGCGAGCCGCGTCTCCTCGACAGCGAGCACGAACGTCCCCAACGTGGCGTGGCGCAACACGGACGGCTCGAAGGCGCTGATCGCGTACAACGACGCCTCGGCGGCGAAGACGGTCACGATCAACTGGGGCGGCCAGCACGCCACGTACTCCCTCCCCGGCAAGACGTCAGCCACCTTCACCTGGTCGGGCACGCAGGGCACGGGCGGCGGCTCGGGCACGACGGGCGCCCTCACGGGCCTGGGCGGCAAGTGCCTGGACGTGGCGGGCGGTTCGTCGGCGAACGGCGCGGCGGTCCAGCTCTACGACTGCAACGGCAGCGCGGCGCAGCAGTGGACGGTGGGCACGGACTCGACGGTGAAGGCGCTGGGCAAGTGCCTGGACGTCACGTCGGCTTCAACAGCCAACGGGGCAAAGGTCCAGCTGTACGACTGCAACGGCACGGGCGCACAACAGTGGACGTACAACGCGACGACGGGGGACGTGGTGAACACGGCGGCGAACAAGTGCCTCGACGTCACGGACAACTCGTCGGCGAACGGCGCCCGGGCCCAGATCTGGACGTGCACCGGTGCCGCCAACCAGAAGTGGCATCTCGGCTAG
- a CDS encoding LacI family DNA-binding transcriptional regulator — translation MRVTIADVARAAGVSKTTVSRVINTKGEVDGSTAARVRDVIASLGYVPSSGAVGLARGSSRTVGMLVPSLTWPWMGEVLQGVVDTVEAAGYGLLLFTINRGEESVLRFTSQVSARAFDGLLVVEPENTLDRITELHRRGLPVVLIDDRGHHPEFPSVVTTNREGGASAARHLQAAGRSKPLVITGPAHFGCTRERLGGFRDVLPQALVAQGDFTEEVGGRAIEQLIADGVEFDSVFAHNDVSAAGALRALRAAGRSVPGDVAVVGFDDIPMARHTEPPLTTVRQPTREMGETAARMLLGHLGGTPAPDEPVVLPTELVVRSSAP, via the coding sequence ATGCGCGTCACCATTGCCGATGTCGCCCGAGCGGCAGGCGTCAGCAAGACGACCGTCTCCCGGGTCATCAACACCAAGGGCGAGGTGGACGGTTCAACCGCGGCGCGCGTTCGGGACGTGATCGCTTCACTGGGTTACGTACCGAGCTCCGGCGCCGTCGGCCTCGCCCGCGGCAGCAGCCGCACCGTCGGCATGCTGGTGCCCTCGCTGACCTGGCCCTGGATGGGCGAGGTGCTGCAGGGCGTCGTCGACACCGTCGAGGCCGCCGGGTACGGGCTGCTGCTCTTCACCATCAACCGCGGTGAGGAGTCGGTCCTGCGCTTCACCAGCCAGGTCTCGGCCCGCGCCTTCGACGGACTGCTCGTCGTCGAACCCGAGAACACCCTCGACAGGATCACCGAGTTGCACCGCAGGGGGCTGCCGGTCGTGCTGATCGACGACCGCGGCCACCACCCCGAATTCCCCTCCGTCGTGACCACCAACCGCGAAGGAGGAGCATCCGCCGCCCGCCATCTGCAGGCGGCCGGACGCAGCAAGCCCCTGGTCATCACCGGTCCCGCGCACTTCGGCTGTACGCGGGAGCGGCTCGGAGGCTTCCGTGACGTACTCCCGCAGGCGCTCGTCGCCCAGGGCGACTTCACGGAGGAGGTCGGCGGCCGCGCGATCGAGCAACTCATCGCGGACGGCGTCGAGTTCGACTCGGTCTTCGCTCACAACGACGTCAGCGCGGCAGGCGCGCTGCGGGCGTTGCGCGCGGCCGGCCGCAGCGTCCCCGGCGATGTCGCCGTCGTCGGCTTCGACGACATCCCGATGGCCCGGCACACCGAGCCCCCGCTCACCACCGTCCGCCAGCCCACCCGTGAGATGGGCGAGACGGCGGCGCGGATGCTGCTCGGACACCTCGGCGGTACGCCCGCACCGGACGAACCGGTCGTCCTGCCCACCGAACTGGTCGTCCGCAGTTCGGCGCCGTAA